A segment of the Pseudomonadota bacterium genome:
TGTCCTTGCTTTTTTACCCCTGTGGTTATTTGTCATCATTCATATTGTTTTAAGCCTGAAATATTTTCGGTCTTTGAGGGAAAGTTGGGAGCGGAAATTGGATAGTAAATCAGCCAAGATTATTTTATTTGCGCTGCTTTTCTCCGGCAATGCTTTGATCTGTCATTCCTTCATGTTGCTTCCTGGCCTGATGCTGCTGTTTATTTGTTTTTTTCCTTATTATTCTTTCAGAGAAAAGGTCTGCAGCTTTGTACTTGTTCTGCTACTGACCATCTCTCCTTTTGCGTATCTCAATGGAATAAAGATTATTGATAGTATCAGGACTCCATTCTTTCAGTCAGCGATGTCCATCAATTTTGACAGCTACCAGGACGGTGACCAGCAAAATATCATCCAGCCCCAACCATTAGAAACCGGACAAAGACTGCGGCTTTTTTCCCAGGCAGTAATTGCAGGCAAAGAAAAAAAGATTGCCGCCGCCATTTATTTTATCGAAGAACTTATCAGACAAGATCCTCATCCCCCAGCCGCCGTCTATAATAATATGGGTAATTATTATTATATAGATGATCAGATTGATTTTGCTATTTCCACCTACAAGAAAGCCATAGAAGTTGATCCAAACAATGGGATTTATCATTACAACCTTAGTCATGCCTATATCAAAGAATCATTTTCCTTAACCCGTAGTGAGGCCTCTTTCATCCAGGCATGGAAGCTGGCGCCAGAAATCATTAATCGTCAATTGGCAAAGAGCCAAGATGCGAACGCGCCGGTACTTGTTCATGAACCATTACCCTGGTCTTACACCTATCATTATGTGACAAGACATTCCCTGACCTCCGAATTGAAAAGTGATTTTTTCCGCCAATACTTTTCACCTTGGGGTGGAACAGCTTCTTATATTGCATTTATTGTCACCATCATATTTATTATGAGTATTTTGTGGATAAAGATGGATTCATCGAGACGATTTTGTCCCTTGTGCGGCATCAACTTCCACGGCATTGGCCGCATATCTGATGCATGCCCTTCATGCCTGCATATCAGCCGCCAAACTGTCAATGATTCTTTTGCCATTAGACAAGGAAAAAAAATCAGAAGTTTCAGCTGGCTTATGGATGGATTTTTTTTCTTGGCCGGCTTTGTGGTTCCAGGGACGTATCAGCTGGCGTTGGGACAGACCGTCCGAGGTTTATTGATGCTTTGTGGATCATTTGCGATTGCAGGCAGCATTACCCTGCTCCACGAGGGAATGATGAATATAGCTTTGTTTCCTCCCGGTTCAGCCTGGGGACCGCTGGTCTTTCCCCTGCTGCTCCTGATAGTTTTCTACCTGGCAAATTACTATAGCTGGCGCCAACGCAAACAACAGCGTCTTATTCTGCGGATAAAGAGTTAAAAAAGCGAGTCACAATCCATGAATGCTATCAATGAATTAAAAGGATATCTCGGTGGTTTTGATCTTACCGATGTCTTGCAGCTGATTTCGCAGCAGCAGAAGACCGGCATACTGACGGTTAAAAGTACGGCCGGCCAGGTTGCCTTGTCTTTTAAAGATGGGCAATTTATTGGCATGAATCCCGGGATGCCAAACCAGGAATTTGACCTGGAACAGATGTTGAAAAAATCAGGTCGCCTAGTGGCATCCCGCCTCAACAATTTACGTCAGGAACAGGTACGTCGAAATATATCTTTGGAACAGATACTGGTAGAACATGAAGTCATGAATGCCGAGGAAGTCGGCAGGCTTAATCTCCTGAGAATATTTGAAGCCCTGGCATGTTTATTGAGATGGAAAAAAGGTTCTTATACTTTTCAACCCACTTCCATAGTTCATGTAACACCCTATCTCCCCCCCCAGCCATCTGATTTTGTCCTGTTTGAAATCTTAAGGCAAATGGATGAACTTTCCGTTTTTGAACAGAATATTCCTTCTGTTAATGCTACTTATGAATCAGTTTCAACCTTTGCCTCCGAAACCGACGACAATCTTTTTTCTGAAGATTTCAAAGAGAGGTTGCCGGTTGAAGAACAAACTATTCTGGAGTTAGTCACTAAAAATAATACGGTTCAGGATATCATTGATAAAAGTCTGCTGGGAAAATATGATGTTTATCGTACCCTGAACTCCTTTTTAGAAAGCGGCATTATTGCTCAAAAAGGAGAAAAAGCGGCTATACCTGGTAGAATCTCAAGATCCGGTCAATTGCATAGAGTAATAACAGGTATCCTTTATATATCTCTTATCTTATTCATTTTTCTGACAATTGCCGCCTTCATTCCCTCCGCCTGGCTGCCTGTGAGTATTCCTAATCGAGATTCCCATATCTCACCATCAAAAAATCTGATTTCAGGGTATTTCGACCAAAAGAACAAGGCTTATCGAGAAGCAGAAGCTTTACTGCACCAGTGAAAATCGGGTTTGTCAAACCATAACCCAGAAGATAGCTTCAACCCCGGCCAAAGGATTTCTACTTTTTTTCCTTTTTATAATCAAACAAAATGAAAATCTGGCTCATTCTATCCTTGCTGACAGCCTTTTTTGCATCCCTGAAAGATGTTTTCAGTAAAACTGCACTTGATTCAGCTACCACCTATCTGATCGCCTGGTTTTGGAGTGTTGGCACCCTTCCTTTTCTTCTCCCCTTTCTCCTGATCATTGAAATTCCTGCTGTCAATAAGCAATTCTGGCTGGCCCTGGTTGCCGGCGGGCTCCTTCATGTGGCCGCTACCATCCTCTATATAAAGGCGATCAGATCATCTGATTTGTCAATAACTATTCCGATGATCACCTTCACTCCCCTGTTTCTGTTGTTGACATCGCCATTGATGACCGGAGAATTTCCTGCTCCAATCACCATTATAGGTATTGTCATGATTGTTGCAGGATCGTACCTGCTCAATATTAATGACATTAAGGAGGGGGTTGGTGCTCCTTTCAGGGCACTGTTCAGGGAGCCCGGGCCGAGAATGATGCTGGCAGTTGCCGTTATCTGGAGTATCACCGCGAATATCGATAAAATCGGCATTACTTGTACCTCCCCTGTTTTCTGGCTTATCGCGATCGAATCCGTTGTTGCCGTGGCCATGTTTCCATTCGTCTGGCTCACTACTCCAGACAATGGAAAGATCATGACCATCAAACAATTGAAAATATTACTGCCAATCGGTCTATGTGCAGCCCTGGTATTGTTATTTCAAATGTATGCCATCAGCCTTGTCCAGGTTCCCTACGTTATTGCCATCAAAAGAAGCAGCGTTCTTATCAGTGTTGGATTTGGCTACCTGCTCTTTGGGGAAAAGAAAATAAGACAGCGGAGTATCGGTGCGGCTTGCATGTGTGCCGGCGTCGTAATTATTGCAGTTTTTTCCTGATCCCGGGTGAAAATAATTTTCTCTAATATAATCAGGCAAATAGAAGGGAAACATATAAATCCATGTCCTCTGCTCAGAGAAATATTTCACTAAGTGCTTGCTTTTTCAGTTAAATATAATAATATTTTCTATGATAAAGTAGATAATTGGTTTATTATTTATTTCAAACTGGAATAGAATGACAGGCAAATAGAATAAACAGAAAAGAAAGGGGTAAGATATGGCAGTTAGTTATGAGAAACTTGGATTTTCCAACACTACAGATATGTTTCAACAGGCAATGGCAGGTGGATATGCCGTCCCGGCATACAATTTCAATAACATGGAGCAGCTGCAGGCAATAATCAATGGCTGTGGGCAATCAGGCTCACCGGTTATTATTCAGGTATCAAGTGGCGCCCGTAAATATGCCAACCAGACGATGTTGCGTTACATGGGTGAAGGGGCCGTTCGCATGGCTGAAGAATCTGGATACAAAATCCCCATTTCCCTCCATCTTGATCATGGAGATACCTTTGAATTATGTGTTTCATGTATTGAAAGTGGTTTTTCCTCGGTGATGATTGACGGTTCTTCCCACTCTTATGAGGACAATGTGGTATTGACGGCCAAAGTTGTTGATTATGCCCACCAGCATGGCGTCAGCGTTGAAGGAGAGCTGGGGGTACTGGCGGGGATTGAAGATGATGTGGAAGCGGCAAAATCAATTTATACGGACCCGGCACAGGTCGAAGACTTTGTGGAAAAAACCGGCGTTGATTCTCTGGCAATTTCCATCGGCACCTCCCATGGAGCCTATAAATTCAAACCGGAACAATGCACCCGCAATGAGGAAGGCATTCTGATTCCCCCTCCCCTGCGCTTTGATATTCTTGAGGAGATTGAACGTCGGATACCAGGATTTCCCATTGTCCTGCATGGTTCAAGCTCTGTCTTGCCTGAATATGTGAATATTATCAATGGAAATGGCGGCAAATTGGAGGCAGCGGTGGGAATTCCGGAAGATCAGCTGCGACAGGCGACAAAATCAGCCGTTTGTAAAATCAATATTGATTCCGATGGGCGCCTGGTGGTAACGGCTATAATTCGTAAAGTTTTCGCTGAGAAACCGGCCGAGTTCGATCCCCGGAAATACTTGGGGCCAGCCAGGGAAGAATTGACCCGGATGATAATCCACAAGAACAAACATGTTCTTGGCAGTGCTGGAAGGGGTTAGATCCCGGTATCAATACTAAAAATTCAAGGAATAATCGAGAGGGGATATCGTAAGGAAAAAACCGGACAAGATAATTGTCGCGACCGGACAAAGTAATTGACATTTAACACATATTAGGCTGCTAATATCAAAATATCTGGAAAAAATAGCCAGATATAGGGTGATATAAAGGAAATTTTCCAGTTATTGACACTTTAGCCACCAATAACGGAGGGGCTATGAAGGTTCTCGTAGAGGATGAGATTCGACGGGCAGTAATCGGCTGTAAGGCGTCGAGAATTGCAGTTGCCTATATCGGCGTTGATTGGCAGAAGTTTATACCCGATGCAAGTCATTTGAAATCGATAATTGTTTCACCAACCATCGGCAGCAATCCTTGGGCAATTTCCGATCTTGTAAAAAAAATCGGCTGGGAGAAAGTGGCCTTTCTCGACGAGTTGCATGCAAAGACGTACATAGGCAAAAGTTCGGCCGTCATCGGAAGCGCCAATCTCACGCGCAATGGGCTTGGCTCTGAAGGCCTAGTCGAGCTTTGTGTAGAGATTAATGCCTCGGAAAGCCTTAAGAAAGTTAACAAAGCCTTCGATGACCTGAAAAATCGAGCCCAAGAGCAATACCCAACAACAGAGTCGAAGAAGTCGCGGCTAAAAAAGCTTGAGCAGAACTGGGGGGCGGCGATAGCCAATCGAATAGTCAGGAACAACCAGAACAATAATATACCTGCCTTCTCGGATTTCGAGCCTCTTGGGGAAGACCATTTTTACGTACTTTGGTATCAGCCTGTTGACTGCGAGTATTCTGATGATGTGAAGGTCATAGAATCCTTTATGAGTGATGACATTCATTTTGCTAGCACTGATAAAGTTGAAAAAAACAAATGGGCGCTAGTTTGGCGTATCACAAATTCAAACAAGCCACACAAAACGGCAAATCCTCACTGGTTTTATATCCACGAAATATTTGAAAATGGCGTGGTTGATGATGGGTACGAATACCCCAAGTGCGCTATTCAACGGAAGGACTTGGATGTTCCGTCTCCCCCGTTTGAAATTACAGGGGAAGTTACGGTTGCCTTCAAGAAGGCGATTCAAGAGAAAGATATCGCGAAGCACTTAGTTCAAGAGGAGTGCGAGGTTTTTAGCCTCGCATGTTCGCTAAAGGGCATACCTTCTCTCATAAACAAGATGAAAGAATACATAGCTAACAAGACAAATGCAGCCGACGCCAAAAAGCGGCGCGGCTGATTTGCAACGTTGGGCACTATAAATCACTGGAAGCACACTAATGTATGTTGAAGATCTAATTCGACTAGTTCCATCAAATTCCCCTGAGCAAGTAGAAGCAGCTCGGAAAAAATGGGAAAGACCCATAAAAGAAGCCATAAAAGCAGAAAGTGGTTTTAAGCTAAAGTGGTCAGGGCGAGGAACCTCAGATGCGGTTCATCGGCCAGACGGTCAAGTTTCTATTTCAACCAGTGAGGTCGGGAAACCACTTCCTCCCGAGTTCATTCATCATCCAATACCTCCTGAGTACGAATTAGCAGCCGTTCTACAAGTTTGGCTCACTAAGATACGAAGCGCTAAGCAAAGCACAGTTGATATGCTTGATCTTCTTCAAGTACTAGAGACAGATTTGAAAAATGCAGGAATCGAGACTGATAGCGCTGATAATGCTTTTACCACGGGAAAAGGTTTTACTCGTCTGTTGGAGCAGCACTCAGATCCCGAAAAGTTTGATCTTGTGAAATACGTGCTTCGAGCTTCTCCCAATGTTCTTGGGTGCTTTTGGTATCGGCCGGATATAGATTCCTATACCCCTCGAAATCATTCATATCATATTAAACATAAGCAATCGACATACCGTACAAATATTGAACTGTATTGGGGCGTGATAGCATTATCCGCAACCGCACTAAATCTATCTATTGAAGGGCTGACCGCAAAAGTTCTAGCCCATGAACTTGGGCATGCGTACACATATCTAGGGTATGATCGGGATGGGACACGTTGGACAGGGTATGATTTCGAAAATCTCAGTATTGAGCTTAAAGAGGGTTTGGCTCAGTATTACGCATATCGTGTCGGACTATCACTTGAAAACAAATTCCCAGAACTACTTAAAACATACAACGATCTATTGCCGAAGCAACCACCATCGTATCGCACTCATCTGCCCTGGCTGCAAGATGATTCGCCTGAGGCTTTAGGTGTGGCACTTGCAAAACTGCGTCGCTTTGGGAATATAACTCTGAAGGAGTTTGAATCAGGTTTGATGAATGAAAAGACTCGGTGATCTATCCAATTCTACATCGCCCAACCAATAAGGATTGAGTCGACCCATTGAGATAAATCTGATGGTTGGCATGGATTTCACGGGTCGAACTCAATCCATTGTTCAATAAGCCTGGCACTATTATTTAAAGGGAATCCCCCCAAGTGAAAATCCTCCTATCCACTAAACAAGTCTTTTTCATCATAGTTGTCATCTTCTTCCTCCTCCCCATCTCCGTCCCCGCCTTCCCGGGTAAAGTTGTTGGTATCACCGATGGCGATACTGTCAAAGTCCTACGTTCCGAAACCCATATCCAAGTAAAAATAAGACTTGCCGGCATTGACACCCCGGAGAAAAAACAGGCATTTGGTCAAAAGGCAAAGAAATTTACTGCCGGTTTGCTTGCTAATCGTATTGTCGAAGTAAAACCAATTACCAAAGATCGCTACGGCAGGACTGTTGGCTATATCTATTGTGATGGCCAGGATGTGAATTTGGCAATTGTCAAGAATGGTTATGCCTGGGTGTATAGAAAATACGCACCAAAGCCAAAGAGTAAAGCGGACAACGGGCCATGGAATTTCATCTGTGTGATTTTTCCATAAATGCCTAATTGGCAAAGGGCTGGGAGAAAATTTAAGGATTTGATAGATAGCGGAACTGCTTTTCAGAAAAAGTGGGCTGGTTATTTTTTTCACGAAAATTGCGTCAATAATGTTTAAGGGATGAGAAATGAAGGAAGTCATTGTTGCGGGAGAGGTAATTAGGGGGATATTTAATTTAATTCTAATGCCTCAAGGGGTTTTACTGGCATGTGGTGGAATAATAGTTTTGGCTTCGATTAGTGCGATAGTTTTTTCCCGTAGGATTTCACCCATTGAAAATTTACTTAAAGAAGCCATTAAGAAAATTGATAAAGCTAAGGACGAGTTAGGTTTTGTAAAAATATATCAAGAGTTGGAAGAGTGGATTAAAAAATCAAAGATTTTCAGTATTTGTTGGGATGAATTTACAGAAACATTAATTTTCCCAGACGAACCTCAGAGATCTATTCGTAATGCATTTCCAGCAGAAAATTATTTCAATGAAGAAACCCTTATTAACCCTTATCTTAATATTCGGTTCTATAATAATTGGCCAAATATTCTCACCGGATTAGGAATTTTAGGTACATTTATAGGATTAGTAGCTGGCATTTATATGTCTACAAGCGGAGGTACGATAAATGAAGATTCCATTAAAAAGTTAATAGATGGTGCAGCATTAGCTTTTTCTACTTCTATTGCAGGCATACTCTCCTCTATCATCTTTTCATGGTTTGAGAAACATCATCTAAACAGAGTTTCAAATCTAATTCATTTATGGAACAATGCATTAGATACAAGATTAGAAAGGGTGACTTCTGAGGGACTAGCCATAAAATCGTTAGAAGAATTAAGAATCCAGAGCCAAGAACTTAAAATGTTCAACACTGAATTGGCGTTCAATATTGCCAATGCTTTAGATGAAAAAATGTCTGGGAATTTAATACCTATACTGCAAGATCTGATTGTTGCAGTTGAAGGTCTGAGAAAGGATAGGGCCGATACTAACGATAAAATGCTCAAGGAAATTGTAAAAGAATTTATAGCGACTCTTCAGGGGGCTGCTGGCGAAGAAATGAAAGAACTGGGCACATCTATAAAGTCGCTAAATGAAATGATGGTTGAACAACAAAGAAAACTGTCAGAAGCACAAGATAAGATGCAGGGGGAGACTGAACGCTCTGTGGAGATTATGAGTAAATCCCTGGAAAAACTAGATCAGACGGTTGAAAATATTGGGTTAACATCAGAGGCAATGAACGATACTGCTAATAGTTTTGTGGGAGTTACAAAGTTGTTGCGGGAGAGTTTTAATCAATTAGAAACTGTTTCAAGGAGACTGGAAAACGTCGGTATTGGCCTAGAAGAAGCTACAGAGGATATTAAAAAAACAAATAGTCAAAACGCTGAAGCTGTTAGCATTCTTAAAGCTGGGGTTGAACAACTCTGGTCTATGCAAAATTCATTGACGGAAACGTGGAAGGATTATCAGCAGAGATTTGAAAAAATTGACCAAAGTGTAGAAGGGTTTTTTCATAAATTGCAGGAAGGGGTTCAAGCATACGCCGAACAAGTTCATAAGTTTATGACTGATATGGATAGTTACATGGCAAAAATTACGCAAGATCTTGGTAGTGCCGCAGGAGAGACAAGAGAATCCGTAGAAGAATTAGCTGAAGTTCTTGATGGATTTTCGAAAAACTTAAGAGGGGTCTCTCAAGGTAGGCCAGGTAATAATTGATGAGTTTTAAAAAAGGCCGTATATTAAGTCAGGATGGAAGCTCAAGTTACATTATGTCAATTAGCGACTTAATGTCTGGTCTAGTTTTTATCTTTATTATCATACTCGTGTATTTTGTTATACATTATAAATCAGTTAATAAATCTCTAGCTAGCAGAGATGCAACTAGGACGAGGATTCTACATACGATAAAAGAAAAAATTGAGGAGAAAGAGCTGGACAAAAATTTAGCAATTGTTATAGACGCAAAAAATGGGGTTATCCATATTCGAGATAAAGCAGATCAAATGTTTTTTAGGTCTGGTAAGGCTGTGCCTGAAGAAAATGGTGTTATTGTGATTGGAGGTCTGTCTGATCTATTGAAGGAAATTGTTCCTTGCTATACTACCAGCCATGAAAAATATTGCATATTATCACCACATCCAAAGAAGGAAGATAGAAAATTAGAAACTATCTTCATTGAAGGACATACAGACAGTATCCCGATCTACAATCAAAAATTTAAAAGTAATTGGGAGTTGTCGGTAGCAAGGGCAATTGCAACTTATAATATTTTGGTAAATAAGAATGAGATATTAAAAAACATAACAAATGAGTCAGGACGGCGTATTTTTAGTGTCAGCGGATATGGTGATACTCGTCCAATTTCAGAAAGTAATAACGGAAAAGATTGTCAACAAGACAGGCGAATTGATCTGCGCTTCATTATGACACCTCATGATAATGAAGAAATTAAAAAAATAATGGAAAAACCACTTTCTGCAAAATAAACAAATGCCAATTAATCAATGGTTACATACATCACACCTCTTTGAATTTCAAGGGTTTCCTACGACTTTTGAAGTCCAAAAAGCACTTCAAAAAATACGTACTCGTTTCGGGGAGGGGTTTACTACTCAGATGCCAAATAAATACGACTCAGAGTTTATTTATAAAGAGGTTTCAAATGCTTGGCAAAAAGAAAAAACTCTTCATAATTTAAATTTACGTACCTTAAAAAGAGCACCATTCATTTTGTTGCGTGAGGATATTGGTCCCGCCCCCGGTGCTTTAGGTGATCACCAGCCTCTTCTGAGTAACTATCTAGAATGGCTGACACAAACATCAAATTATCGATCAATTAAGTCACTGCTGTCAGAGTTCCTCTATCGCTACAATCCTGAAGCCTCTTGGTTTGATTCTTTAAATAAATCTCTAACCGTTTTATTGCAGAATGCAACAACTCATCGATTGACCAAAATCAAGGATCTAACTTTTCAATCTCATTTTTTAGATAAAGATGGGCCACGAAAATTAACAGATCGAATTTTAAAACAACACGTAAATATTGAAAGTGCTTTAGGTAAAGCTGGACTGCAAGGTCGTTTGGCGGTTCGAGGTTTTGTTAAACACGTTTTCAACACGCTCAGTCAAGATATTCGCTCAAAAATTACAGACCAAAACCTGAGATTAGCCGAATTGAAGATTTTCACCGATTGGGTGGTTACTGGAAAGGGCTGCTTTCGTTTTCCTGAAAACAGAACTCAGCTGATAAATAATTTATTAGAGCCTTTCTCTCAAGGAGATGACCCAGAAAATGCTAAACAAGCTATTTTTACTTTTTTAATCAAAAACGCAGGAGATCCTAGGATAGATAAACGTCATTGGCATGATGTCTCTGGCGTAGCGCAGCAAGTCATGAAGCGGTGGCTGGTCAAATCTACCCTAGAGGATTTTTTTCGTCTCTTAAAACACGTTGCGGGTAATGATCCAGATGCTGAAAGAATGTGGAGGGATCGGCAACAATTCTGGACAGCCTATTTAAGGCGTAATGCCATAGGTGATGCTTGGGTTGTTTTGGGGCAAAAAGCGCGTCAACTAGCTGAATATTCATTCAAAGAGTTTAAAGGAAGCTATGGCCATCTGCAAGGAGGCAATGTTAACCCGCTTCATTCCGCGCTGCTAATGAGGATTGACAACCTTATAATAGCAGAGTGGAGCCATAATGGTAAGTGTCATATTTGGTCGGAAAATGTCCCCAATAAGCCTCTTTTTTACAAAAAAGAATATCTGCGTGACGAATTACGAAATGAGCTTTCAGACAGCGATATAAATTCACCTCCTTTCATACATGTAAAATCAAACCAACTTCTTTGGCAGGGAAGGGTTCGGAATTATATAAGAAAAGTGACAGGTATCGATGTCCCTTTGAGCGAACTGAACTAGGATATTAAATGGCAAAATTACTTTGGGAACTAACGAATCATAATGTGCATTTCACATGTACTGAACGCGACAATTTACTTCCAGTTAATGAATGGGGCCGTCACGAAATAATTACGGCCGAAAATAAAACAGGCAGTGTTGGGGCTTTATTGCTTTCTCTAGACAGTGAATCTAGCGAATTGCGAGATTCGTTTTGCATTAAAGTCCCACATAAAACCATAGCTAATTTTGAAGCACACCATCTTCAGCAGCTTGGCCTACCAAAACCAAGTATGTTTCGCTTACATATCCGAGGAGAAGGCAATTTAGCCCACCCAGATTTTCGCTTCCATTTTCATTTTGCTCGAATAAATGGGCAACCGTTACTGAATCCTTCGCGTTTTGGATCATTTCTTACTGATGGCACTTCTCAGACAGTTTTGCTTGATCCGATCTTTAGTCTTGCGGAAAAGATGGATACCTATAATGAGCTTCCAGAAGAGGATATGGATGCAAGATTCCTAGCTTGGGGAGAAATAAAAGAACTATTACCTGATAATGTAATAGTTGATAATTATTTGTCAGCAATAAAGGTCGCACCAGCTGATGCCTTCACTTTGGAAATCACTGGAAGCAACTCCTTGGATTTCAACCCTATCCTGGTGCAAGGAACAATTGATACTTCTAACGAAGATATTCCTCAAGAGAAGAAACCATCTTTTCGTCCTCTTTTGCCTCCAGAACATCAACAAGCATTCAATAAAAAATTTTGGAAGTCAAAATCTGTACGTAATCATTATGCTATAGGAAACGGCTGGTTTATTGCCATCCCACGTACTCTCCAGAAAGTTTTATCAATAGCGCATTCATATAAACTCCGACCAGCAGAAGATAGACGGGCATTTTTAGCCAACCCAAGGCAAGTTATTGTGAAACAGTTGGGTGCAGAAATCTCCGAGGATATTTTAGAAGATCTTTTTTTCGAGTCCCCTGAGTTTTTAAGTGATCGTATAAAATATCTAGGGATATGGCAACCTAAAACAGGGGTATTTTTATTGCCTTCAGATCAAGATTGGTTGGCTGGTAATGAGGAATTAGGAATTCCAATTGATGATAGCATTGTCCGGGTTTCTGTGAAGGATCTGCCAGAGTTAATTGATTTGGTAAAAGAAGCAAAACAAGCAAAACAGAAATTTGTTCAATTCAAAGGGCAAAAAATCCCTGCAACAGATGCCGCATTAAAAGCATTATCTCTAAACCTTCCCGAACAAAAACCAGATTCAACTAAAAATAAAGGAAAATGCGGAACTAATGATAGTCCTTCAGAGAAAACAGTCCCTATCATCATCGATCATCTTTCTAAACTTGGATACGAAAAATCTATAATAAAAAGAGATGGAGAGGTTGGATCAGTTCCTAATAACTTAAAATCTATTTTGTTACAGCATCAGAAAAAAGGAGTTATCTGGTTACAAGATAACTGGGTACATGGTCGACCAGGTTGTTTGTTGGCAGATGACATGGGGCTTGGAAAAACATTTCAAGCACTAGTTTTTATGGCATGGGTGAAAGGCTTGATGGTTGTCAGCCTAAATATTAAGAATCCGATGTTAATAGTTGCCCCAACTGGTCTTCTGAAAAACTGGGAAGACGAGATCCATAAGCATCTTCTTCCTCCTGAATTGGGGTTACTTTACAGAGCTTATGGTGCGGGGTTTAGGGCATTGCGGGGGGTATCTGAAACTCAAGCTGCACACGAATTATCAAATTTTGATC
Coding sequences within it:
- a CDS encoding tetratricopeptide repeat protein, which translates into the protein MEESWQDFLRAYNNRNLQEIDNTLNNLLAVRKNSGFANARSYSLALLVLAQQAHERHDDTGAKTLVDKALNLSPDYSFPYQAESQLYFARKQWFSSLNSCFSGIKILFSNYLERLQLFAGICFVLAFLPLWLFVIIHIVLSLKYFRSLRESWERKLDSKSAKIILFALLFSGNALICHSFMLLPGLMLLFICFFPYYSFREKVCSFVLVLLLTISPFAYLNGIKIIDSIRTPFFQSAMSINFDSYQDGDQQNIIQPQPLETGQRLRLFSQAVIAGKEKKIAAAIYFIEELIRQDPHPPAAVYNNMGNYYYIDDQIDFAISTYKKAIEVDPNNGIYHYNLSHAYIKESFSLTRSEASFIQAWKLAPEIINRQLAKSQDANAPVLVHEPLPWSYTYHYVTRHSLTSELKSDFFRQYFSPWGGTASYIAFIVTIIFIMSILWIKMDSSRRFCPLCGINFHGIGRISDACPSCLHISRQTVNDSFAIRQGKKIRSFSWLMDGFFFLAGFVVPGTYQLALGQTVRGLLMLCGSFAIAGSITLLHEGMMNIALFPPGSAWGPLVFPLLLLIVFYLANYYSWRQRKQQRLILRIKS
- a CDS encoding DUF4388 domain-containing protein — protein: MNAINELKGYLGGFDLTDVLQLISQQQKTGILTVKSTAGQVALSFKDGQFIGMNPGMPNQEFDLEQMLKKSGRLVASRLNNLRQEQVRRNISLEQILVEHEVMNAEEVGRLNLLRIFEALACLLRWKKGSYTFQPTSIVHVTPYLPPQPSDFVLFEILRQMDELSVFEQNIPSVNATYESVSTFASETDDNLFSEDFKERLPVEEQTILELVTKNNTVQDIIDKSLLGKYDVYRTLNSFLESGIIAQKGEKAAIPGRISRSGQLHRVITGILYISLILFIFLTIAAFIPSAWLPVSIPNRDSHISPSKNLISGYFDQKNKAYREAEALLHQ
- a CDS encoding EamA family transporter, translating into MKIWLILSLLTAFFASLKDVFSKTALDSATTYLIAWFWSVGTLPFLLPFLLIIEIPAVNKQFWLALVAGGLLHVAATILYIKAIRSSDLSITIPMITFTPLFLLLTSPLMTGEFPAPITIIGIVMIVAGSYLLNINDIKEGVGAPFRALFREPGPRMMLAVAVIWSITANIDKIGITCTSPVFWLIAIESVVAVAMFPFVWLTTPDNGKIMTIKQLKILLPIGLCAALVLLFQMYAISLVQVPYVIAIKRSSVLISVGFGYLLFGEKKIRQRSIGAACMCAGVVIIAVFS
- a CDS encoding class II fructose-bisphosphate aldolase, with translation MAVSYEKLGFSNTTDMFQQAMAGGYAVPAYNFNNMEQLQAIINGCGQSGSPVIIQVSSGARKYANQTMLRYMGEGAVRMAEESGYKIPISLHLDHGDTFELCVSCIESGFSSVMIDGSSHSYEDNVVLTAKVVDYAHQHGVSVEGELGVLAGIEDDVEAAKSIYTDPAQVEDFVEKTGVDSLAISIGTSHGAYKFKPEQCTRNEEGILIPPPLRFDILEEIERRIPGFPIVLHGSSSVLPEYVNIINGNGGKLEAAVGIPEDQLRQATKSAVCKINIDSDGRLVVTAIIRKVFAEKPAEFDPRKYLGPAREELTRMIIHKNKHVLGSAGRG
- a CDS encoding phospholipase D-like domain-containing protein; this encodes MKVLVEDEIRRAVIGCKASRIAVAYIGVDWQKFIPDASHLKSIIVSPTIGSNPWAISDLVKKIGWEKVAFLDELHAKTYIGKSSAVIGSANLTRNGLGSEGLVELCVEINASESLKKVNKAFDDLKNRAQEQYPTTESKKSRLKKLEQNWGAAIANRIVRNNQNNNIPAFSDFEPLGEDHFYVLWYQPVDCEYSDDVKVIESFMSDDIHFASTDKVEKNKWALVWRITNSNKPHKTANPHWFYIHEIFENGVVDDGYEYPKCAIQRKDLDVPSPPFEITGEVTVAFKKAIQEKDIAKHLVQEECEVFSLACSLKGIPSLINKMKEYIANKTNAADAKKRRG
- a CDS encoding thermonuclease family protein; translation: MKILLSTKQVFFIIVVIFFLLPISVPAFPGKVVGITDGDTVKVLRSETHIQVKIRLAGIDTPEKKQAFGQKAKKFTAGLLANRIVEVKPITKDRYGRTVGYIYCDGQDVNLAIVKNGYAWVYRKYAPKPKSKADNGPWNFICVIFP
- the zorA gene encoding anti-phage ZorAB system protein ZorA encodes the protein MKEVIVAGEVIRGIFNLILMPQGVLLACGGIIVLASISAIVFSRRISPIENLLKEAIKKIDKAKDELGFVKIYQELEEWIKKSKIFSICWDEFTETLIFPDEPQRSIRNAFPAENYFNEETLINPYLNIRFYNNWPNILTGLGILGTFIGLVAGIYMSTSGGTINEDSIKKLIDGAALAFSTSIAGILSSIIFSWFEKHHLNRVSNLIHLWNNALDTRLERVTSEGLAIKSLEELRIQSQELKMFNTELAFNIANALDEKMSGNLIPILQDLIVAVEGLRKDRADTNDKMLKEIVKEFIATLQGAAGEEMKELGTSIKSLNEMMVEQQRKLSEAQDKMQGETERSVEIMSKSLEKLDQTVENIGLTSEAMNDTANSFVGVTKLLRESFNQLETVSRRLENVGIGLEEATEDIKKTNSQNAEAVSILKAGVEQLWSMQNSLTETWKDYQQRFEKIDQSVEGFFHKLQEGVQAYAEQVHKFMTDMDSYMAKITQDLGSAAGETRESVEELAEVLDGFSKNLRGVSQGRPGNN